One segment of Chloroflexota bacterium DNA contains the following:
- a CDS encoding Rieske 2Fe-2S domain-containing protein, whose protein sequence is MLTTQETEYLCRVGPGTPMGNLMRRYWHPVLLSKELPEADGAPLRSRILGEDLVAYRDSNGDVGLLDNFCPHRRASLFFGRNEEAGLRCVYHGWKFDTTGACVDMPSEPAESNFKDKVKIKAYPVKEAGGLIWAYMGPPELEPPLPLLEYNTLPLDHVSVSKLRYESNYVQVIEGDIDTVHASLLHSRLSSLADAPTATTLAGKYQFPDRAPKFFVEDTDGGILIGARRRAEEDSYYWRISRWLFPYFTMIPREPHGHVQGGAMVPIDDENCWFVHIRWNPYAPLTEDQRFETFFDKYIMDDGSWLAIGNRRNDYLIDREKQRTESYTGIEFVRAQDSAMTDCMGTIADRSKEHLATTDMAIIRMRRSLIRAARALEDGIEPHQPHHPESYKVRSGGCVLPRDVYFTKDSEVWNDITVK, encoded by the coding sequence ATGCTGACCACGCAAGAGACGGAATACCTCTGCAGAGTGGGGCCCGGCACGCCAATGGGCAACCTGATGCGGCGCTACTGGCACCCGGTGCTGCTTTCAAAGGAGCTGCCGGAGGCGGACGGCGCGCCGCTACGGTCGCGGATCCTGGGGGAGGACCTTGTCGCGTACCGTGACTCGAACGGCGACGTGGGGCTGCTGGACAACTTCTGCCCGCACCGCAGGGCGAGCCTGTTCTTCGGACGGAACGAGGAGGCCGGGCTGCGCTGCGTCTACCACGGCTGGAAGTTCGACACGACGGGCGCTTGCGTCGACATGCCGTCGGAGCCGGCGGAGAGCAACTTCAAGGACAAGGTGAAGATCAAGGCCTACCCGGTGAAGGAAGCGGGCGGGCTGATCTGGGCGTACATGGGGCCACCGGAGCTTGAGCCGCCTCTGCCCTTGCTGGAGTACAACACCCTTCCGCTGGACCACGTCTCCGTGTCAAAGCTGCGCTACGAGTCCAACTACGTGCAGGTCATCGAGGGGGACATCGACACGGTGCACGCTTCGCTGCTGCACAGCCGGTTGTCCTCGCTGGCGGACGCCCCGACGGCGACGACGCTGGCGGGCAAGTACCAGTTCCCGGACCGGGCTCCCAAGTTCTTCGTCGAGGACACGGACGGCGGCATCCTCATCGGCGCGCGGCGGCGCGCGGAAGAGGACAGCTACTACTGGCGGATCTCGCGCTGGCTCTTCCCGTATTTCACAATGATCCCACGGGAGCCGCACGGCCACGTTCAGGGCGGCGCCATGGTGCCGATCGACGACGAGAACTGCTGGTTTGTGCACATCCGCTGGAACCCGTACGCGCCACTGACCGAGGACCAGCGATTTGAGACCTTCTTCGACAAGTACATCATGGACGACGGCTCCTGGCTCGCAATCGGCAACCGCCGGAATGACTACCTCATCGACCGGGAGAAGCAGCGGACGGAGTCGTACACGGGCATCGAGTTCGTGCGGGCGCAGGACTCGGCGATGACCGACTGCATGGGCACCATCGCCGACCGTTCCAAGGAGCACCTGGCGACGACGGACATGGCGATCATCCGCATGCGCCGCAGTCTGATTCGGGCGGCGCGGGCGCTGGAAGACGGCATCGAGCCGCACCAGCCGCACCACCCCGAGTCGTACAAAGTGCGCTCCGGCGGCTGCGTGCTGCCGAGGGATGTATACTTCACCAAGGACTCCGAGGTGTGGAACGACATAACCGTGAAGTAG